One genomic window of Arachis hypogaea cultivar Tifrunner chromosome 8, arahy.Tifrunner.gnm2.J5K5, whole genome shotgun sequence includes the following:
- the LOC112707246 gene encoding conglutin-like, translating into MAKSTILVALLALVLVAHASAMRRERGRQGDSSSCERQVDRVNLKPCEQHIMQRIMGEQEQYDSYDIRSTRSSDQQQRCCDELDQMENTERCMCEALQQIMENQCDRLQDRQMVQQFKRELMNLPQQCNFRAPQRCDLDVSGGRC; encoded by the coding sequence ATGGCCAAGTCCACCATCCTGGTAGCCCTCCTTGCCCTCGTCCTGGTGGCACACGCCTCCGCGATGAGGCGCGAGAGGGGGCGACAAGGGGACTCATCAAGCTGCGAGAGGCAGGTAGACAGGGTGAACCTCAAGCCCTGCGAGCAGCACATAATGCAGAGGATAATGGGCGAGCAAGAGCAGTACGACTCCTACGATATTAGGAGTACTCGATCCTCCGACCAGCAACAGAGGTGCTGCGATGAGCTGGACCAGATGGAGAACACAGAGAGATGCATGTGCGAGGCATTGCAGCAGATAATGGAGAACCAGTGCGATAGGTTGCAGGACAGGCAAATGGTGCAGCAGTTCAAGAGAGAGCTCATGAACTTGCCTCAACAGTGTAACTTCAGGGCACCACAGCGTTGCGATTTGGACGTGAGTGGCGGCAGATGCTAG